The following proteins are encoded in a genomic region of Candidatus Leptovillus gracilis:
- a CDS encoding glutaredoxin family protein codes for MSESDTIILYTSSYCGHARLVEEFLAQEKIAAEIINISENADARQTLIDINQGFASVPTLVFPDGSVLTEPSLRDLRLKLGLENPSSLSEKIRFSEQK; via the coding sequence ATGAGTGAATCTGACACCATCATTTTGTACACGTCCAGTTATTGCGGCCATGCGCGTCTGGTTGAGGAATTTCTGGCGCAAGAAAAAATAGCTGCCGAAATTATCAACATCTCCGAAAACGCGGATGCCCGGCAGACGTTGATTGACATCAACCAGGGTTTTGCCAGCGTGCCCACGCTGGTTTTCCCGGATGGCAGCGTACTCACCGAGCCATCTCTCCGCGACCTGCGCCTGAAGTTGGGGCTGGAGAATCCTAGCAGCTTGTCGGAGAAGATACGTTTCTCCGAACAAAAATGA
- a CDS encoding GAF domain-containing protein, whose product MSFEFDSYAWLLFLTVATATLAAFTVWRNRRIQRISSMPRAVYHSFMLHRRQWTTIVISLAIPWLANVLYQSGMTALNLTPLAVMLTVLLLVWSTLHVSSANTLPTAHTAVFQNLSDAIFILDSQNCIINLNPAAELLIQLPPETLLGLPIQTAFRHWPALLEQIENAPTVHTEISLEDASEPVYYDLSILAVYDLRQQLISRVIVIRNITIHKQTELAEREQRILAEALRDAAAALNNTLDLDEVLDRILSDVGRVLPHDTANVMLLRGDVAHFVGYRGYTGMLDLVHKVWPLEKTPNLQQMAQTGRPIVISDVTQNPGWVDTPATRWIRSYVGAPIQRKGEVLGFINLDSATPGLYQQKHGERLQAFANQAAIALGNARLFAELAERNAELDAYARTIAHDLKSPLGLINGYAELVAEYDLPPMGQAHLDIIRVTIGRMEEMIEQLLLLAQLRDVTQTAVSVPVLPLIYAAIARFTDQIEAHKIVIQVDKNLPPLSGHAPWLEEIFANLIGNAIKYIGSDNSEPFIHIRAVAEGSMVRYTISDNGLGISLADQDKLFDMFTRFHRQEASGTGLGLPIVQRIVRKLGGDVGVDSQPGGGSTFWFTLPAG is encoded by the coding sequence ATGTCGTTTGAGTTTGATTCTTACGCCTGGCTCCTTTTTCTCACCGTCGCAACAGCCACCCTCGCTGCGTTCACAGTCTGGCGAAACCGGCGTATTCAACGCATCTCATCAATGCCTCGCGCCGTCTACCATTCATTCATGCTGCATCGCCGACAATGGACGACCATTGTTATCAGCCTTGCCATTCCCTGGCTCGCCAACGTATTGTACCAATCAGGCATGACGGCGCTAAACCTGACCCCGTTGGCTGTAATGCTCACCGTTCTCCTCCTGGTGTGGAGTACCCTACATGTATCGTCGGCCAATACATTACCCACAGCGCATACGGCCGTATTCCAAAACCTCAGCGACGCCATTTTCATCCTCGACAGCCAAAACTGCATTATCAATCTCAATCCAGCGGCTGAACTCTTGATCCAACTTCCCCCCGAAACCCTCCTCGGGCTGCCGATTCAGACGGCATTTCGCCATTGGCCGGCGCTGCTGGAACAAATTGAAAACGCGCCAACGGTACATACCGAAATCAGCCTGGAAGATGCTTCAGAACCGGTTTATTATGACCTGAGCATTTTGGCCGTCTACGACCTTCGCCAGCAGCTCATTAGCCGGGTCATCGTCATCCGCAACATCACCATTCACAAACAAACAGAATTGGCGGAACGGGAACAACGCATTTTAGCCGAAGCCCTGCGCGACGCCGCCGCCGCCTTAAACAACACGCTCGATTTAGATGAAGTATTGGATCGCATCCTGTCGGATGTGGGGCGTGTGCTGCCCCACGATACCGCCAACGTTATGCTGCTGCGCGGGGACGTGGCCCATTTTGTCGGCTATCGCGGCTACACCGGTATGCTGGATTTAGTGCATAAAGTATGGCCGTTAGAAAAAACCCCCAATTTGCAGCAAATGGCCCAAACCGGCCGCCCAATCGTCATCTCGGATGTGACCCAAAACCCCGGCTGGGTGGATACACCGGCGACTCGTTGGATTCGCTCTTACGTGGGCGCGCCCATTCAGCGCAAGGGTGAGGTTTTGGGGTTCATCAATTTAGACAGCGCTACTCCTGGTTTATACCAGCAAAAACATGGCGAACGGCTGCAAGCCTTCGCCAATCAGGCGGCCATTGCTCTGGGCAACGCCCGATTGTTTGCCGAACTGGCCGAGCGCAACGCCGAGCTAGACGCCTACGCTCGCACCATCGCCCATGACCTCAAATCGCCGCTGGGTCTCATCAATGGTTACGCCGAATTGGTGGCCGAATATGATCTGCCACCCATGGGTCAGGCGCACCTGGACATCATTCGGGTGACTATCGGCCGCATGGAGGAGATGATTGAGCAGCTTTTGCTGCTGGCTCAACTGCGCGATGTGACGCAAACGGCCGTATCCGTCCCCGTCCTCCCCCTCATTTACGCCGCCATCGCCCGCTTCACCGATCAAATCGAAGCCCACAAAATCGTCATTCAGGTGGACAAAAACCTTCCACCCCTCAGCGGCCACGCCCCCTGGCTGGAAGAAATCTTCGCCAACCTCATTGGCAACGCCATCAAATACATTGGCAGCGACAACAGCGAGCCGTTCATTCACATCCGCGCCGTGGCCGAAGGCAGCATGGTACGCTACACGATCAGCGACAATGGCCTGGGCATCAGCCTGGCCGACCAGGACAAGCTGTTCGATATGTTCACCCGCTTCCACCGCCAGGAAGCCTCCGGCACGGGCCTGGGGCTGCCCATTGTCCAGCGCATCGTGCGCAAATTGGGTGGCGATGTGGGTGTGGACAGCCAGCCAGGGGGAGGCAGCACGTTCTGGTTTACGCTGCCTGCCGGTTAA
- a CDS encoding AarF/ABC1/UbiB kinase family protein — MNTDNDELYAIDQERYRLILIFFARVIAHFIWWDIVYARFPIVGDRARRTRPNRYRLLARRFRGLAVKMGGVMIKLGQFLSTRVDMLPLEITDELKGLQDEVPPEPPERIFSVLREDLGDLNQRFALVDIEPLAAASLGQAHRAWLLPEDGATAVRGAPVVVKIRRPDIEITVATDLAALRVVAHWFMRYKPIRKRANVPALMEEFATTLWEELDYLSEADNAERFAAMYAGSKNIYIPAVYREHSTARVIVLEDVTAVKITDIEGMKAAGIAPAEVASVLLEAYFQQIFKEGFFHADPHPGNLFVRPYTDAEWQPGEASKNRPFRLTFVDFGMVGDVPELMGENLRRVLVSLTRRDAYEMTAAAQALGFFLPGADLDRITDALRTLLDRVWGRKLLDLAQPDPREIAELSREFRDVLFAFPFQVPQDFVYLGRAVSMVSGLVTQLNPQINPWYYFEKFGEQVIREQSARDISWQGILEAIRPYLETPDQVRRVLSMVENGRIRVQSVRDNESNRRLEKRLNQLSWSIMGAASMVSATLLYLNKGRNTEHGTRNTTSATGHEPDHPD, encoded by the coding sequence ATGAACACCGACAATGATGAACTATACGCCATTGATCAAGAACGCTATCGCCTGATCCTCATTTTTTTTGCCCGCGTAATTGCCCATTTTATCTGGTGGGATATTGTTTATGCCCGCTTCCCCATTGTGGGCGACCGCGCCCGGCGCACGCGGCCAAACCGCTATCGCCTGTTGGCGCGTCGTTTTCGCGGGCTGGCAGTGAAAATGGGTGGGGTGATGATCAAGTTGGGCCAATTCCTCAGCACCCGCGTGGATATGCTGCCGCTAGAAATTACCGATGAACTGAAAGGCTTGCAAGACGAAGTGCCGCCGGAGCCGCCGGAGCGCATTTTTTCGGTGCTGCGCGAGGATTTGGGGGACCTGAATCAGCGATTTGCGCTGGTGGACATTGAACCGTTGGCGGCGGCCTCGTTGGGCCAGGCGCACCGGGCCTGGCTGCTGCCGGAGGATGGAGCAACGGCCGTGCGCGGCGCGCCCGTCGTGGTGAAAATTCGCCGGCCGGACATCGAAATCACCGTTGCCACCGACCTGGCGGCGCTGCGCGTTGTGGCCCACTGGTTTATGCGCTATAAGCCCATCCGCAAACGAGCCAACGTGCCTGCCCTGATGGAAGAATTCGCCACCACCCTGTGGGAAGAATTGGATTATTTGTCGGAAGCGGACAACGCCGAGCGGTTTGCCGCCATGTATGCTGGCAGCAAAAACATCTACATCCCGGCCGTGTACCGCGAACATTCCACCGCGCGCGTCATTGTGTTGGAAGATGTGACGGCCGTCAAAATTACCGACATCGAAGGCATGAAGGCCGCCGGCATCGCCCCGGCGGAAGTCGCCAGCGTGCTGCTGGAGGCATATTTCCAGCAGATTTTTAAGGAAGGCTTCTTCCACGCCGACCCACACCCTGGCAATTTGTTTGTACGGCCGTATACCGACGCCGAATGGCAGCCCGGTGAAGCGAGTAAAAATCGGCCGTTCCGCCTGACGTTTGTAGATTTTGGCATGGTCGGCGACGTGCCCGAGCTAATGGGCGAAAATCTACGCCGGGTCCTGGTCAGCCTCACCCGCCGCGACGCTTACGAGATGACGGCCGCCGCCCAGGCGCTCGGTTTTTTCCTGCCCGGCGCCGACCTGGACCGCATCACCGACGCGCTGCGTACCCTGTTAGACCGCGTGTGGGGGCGTAAACTATTGGATTTGGCGCAGCCAGACCCACGCGAGATAGCGGAATTAAGCCGCGAGTTCCGCGATGTGTTGTTCGCGTTTCCGTTCCAGGTTCCCCAGGATTTTGTCTACCTGGGGCGGGCAGTAAGCATGGTGTCTGGCCTGGTGACACAGCTAAACCCGCAGATTAACCCCTGGTATTATTTCGAGAAGTTTGGCGAGCAGGTGATTCGGGAGCAGAGTGCGCGAGACATAAGCTGGCAAGGGATTTTGGAGGCGATACGGCCGTATCTGGAAACGCCAGACCAGGTACGCCGGGTGCTGTCTATGGTGGAAAACGGCCGTATCCGCGTCCAAAGTGTGCGCGACAATGAATCCAACCGCCGCCTGGAAAAACGCCTCAATCAACTCAGTTGGAGCATCATGGGCGCCGCCAGCATGGTCTCCGCCACCCTGCTTTACCTCAACAAGGGACGGAACACGGAACACGGAACACGGAATACTACTTCTGCAACCGGGCACGAACCCGATCACCCAGACTAG